The following are encoded together in the Kwoniella europaea PYCC6329 chromosome 1, complete sequence genome:
- a CDS encoding pantoate-beta-alanine ligase, whose translation MFTLNIPLVRGIAGPSKLTLTRTSPRVFVRKASNGNGQPHIPVIRTLGQLRRWRKEARDKGLEVGVVPTMGALHEGHLNLVRTSLSRHPLTVMTLFVNPMQFAPHEDLSSYPRTFDRDLSLLQSTLPTPPSPRQMQSPLIIFAPTPDVMYPLKGELQDLRNHKGVEVDVRGWGEVMEGASRPQFFKGVATVCTKLFNAVEPDHAYFGQKDIQQALLLRILVKDLLLSHPTSSNLHILPTTRSSTGLALSSRNAYLSPAELKVSPVLYDALNAAKGLYESKDTAEGKDITGEDLIAASTRVVLDEQERILSENEGVELQLDYIELFDKDTFEPIRGPIGENREFVIAGAIWVGKTRLIDNLLVGWETS comes from the exons ATGTTCACCCTCAACATCCCCCTCGTAAGAGGTATAGCCGGTCCATCTAAACTCACACTCACTCGCACATCTCCGAGAGTGTTTGTGAGAAAGGCATCAAATGGGAATGGTCAACCTCATATACCGGTGATCAGGACGTTGGGTcagctgagaagatggaggaaggAAGCGAGAGATAAGGGATTGGAAGTTGGGGTTGTACCTACC ATGGGAGCTCTACATGAAGGACATCTGAACTTAG TTCGAACATCGCTCTCACGCCATCCACTTACAGTCATGACCCTCTTCGTCAATCCAATGCAG TTCGCCCCTCACGAGGATCTCTCCTCCTATCCACGTACGTTTGACCGGGACCTATCTCTCCTCCAGTCTACCCTCCCTACACCTCCCTCGCCTAGACAGATGC AAAGCCCATTGATCATCTTTGCGCCTACTCCCGATGTGATGTACCCCCTCAAAGGGGAGTTGCAGGATCTGAGGAATCATAAAGGCGTGGAAGTTGATGTGAGGGGCTGGGGGGAGGTTATGGAAGGTGCTTCGAGGC CCCAGTTCTTCAAAGGTGTAGCGACGGTCTGCACCAAGCTATTCAATGCTGTcgag CCTGATCATGCATATTTCGGACAAAAAGATATCCAACAAGCCCTATTATTACGAATCT TGGTTAAAGACCTCCTTTTATCCCATCCTACATCGTCCAATCTGCATATCCTGCCAACCACCAGATCCTCAACAGGCCTAGCCCTCTCATCACGTAATGCCTACCTCTCACCTGCAGAGCTAAAAGTCTCGCCGGTATTGTACGATGCCCTTAATGCAGCTAAGGGACTGTACGAATCTAAAGATACAGCAGAAGGGAAAGATATAACGGGCGAAGATCTGATAGCAGCTTCAACAAGGGTGGTATTAGATGAACAAGAGCGTATCTTAAGTGAAAACGAAGGTGTAGAATTACAATTGGATTATATTGAATTGTTTGATAAGGATACTTTCGAACCGATTCGTGGACCTATAGGAGAGAATCGAGAATTTGTCATTGCTGGGGCGATTTGGGTAGGGAAGAcgaggttgattgataattTGCTAGTTGGGTGGGAGACCAgttga